One Hordeum vulgare subsp. vulgare chromosome 4H, MorexV3_pseudomolecules_assembly, whole genome shotgun sequence DNA window includes the following coding sequences:
- the LOC123446893 gene encoding uncharacterized protein LOC123446893, translating into MAPPDYGYGYPDSDGEDEESVEEMAPPPDYGYGYPDSDSDGEEEESVEEKGRQWPPAPPAYGYPDGEDERPPYVLIDPCAYFADRDNATTAVCEMDGLSLTGRLKVTFCAVAPPLVSYFCVHATRMDHTEFPVTPYILATETDGGLVLLCVATRDGDHHSDFLRPRNCHYFVYDALSRKLDRLPLPGFQHRLNEPSLAIMRKPSKNTRSSPHPHGHGHGDAEAEAHHFVVAAQSYSFWRGKSPHLCIYDSATKTWSNKPVVMGSSYPEVHITGKTLTIGGSNGTVVWVDLWRNIVFCDVLVKRPKLGYLKLPSAPDMEPPFEGRSLRDIAVVGDTIKYVDMLPHPDVSPSLHWMATAWSIKKARRSWPKEWHMECKLDSTRIMVDAARTVATFPTSLSSLCVGLPTLSLQNDAIVYLLAKIDFSPSQHTAWVLAVDMENETAEQVVEFPAERTYCVAQGYDASRISAYLQPTPGTHQIPKRPGVPLLKSPSKKHTGDVDAMMA; encoded by the exons ATGGCACCTCCCGATTACGGCTACGGCTACCCCGATAGCGACGGCGAGGACGAGGAATCGGTCGAGGAGATGGCTCCTCCTCCCGATTACGGCTACGGCTACCCCGATAGCGatagcgacggcgaggaggaggaatcgGTCGAGGAGAAGGGCAGGCAGTGGCCACCGGCTCCTCCCGCCTACGGCTACCCCGACGGCGAGGACGAGCGGCCGCCGTACGTCCTCATCGATCCGTGCGCCTACTTCGCCGACCGGGACAACGCCACCACCGCCGTCTGCGAGATGGACGGCCTCAGCCTCACCGGCCGCCTCAAGGTCACCTTTTGCGCCGTCGCCCCGCCGCTCGTCTCCTACTTCTGCGTCCACGCCACCCGCATGGACCACACCGAGTTCCCCGTCACGCCCTACATCTTGGCCACAGAGACCGACGGCGGCCTCGTCCTCCTATGCGTCGCCACCCGCGACGGCGACCATCACTCCGACTTCTTGCGCCCCCGAAATTGCCACTACTTCGTCTACGACGCCCTCTCCCGCAAACTTGACCGCCTCCCGCTCCCCGGCTTCCAACACCGACTCAACGAGCCCTCGCTCGCCATCATGCGCAAACCCTCCAAAAACACACGCTCCAGCCCCCatccccatggacatggacatggaGACGCGGAGGCCGAGGCCCATCACTTCGTCGTTGCCGCACAATCTTACTCTTTCTGGCGTGGAAAATCTCCTCACCTCTGCATCTATGACTCTGCTACAAAGACCTGGAGCAACAAGCCGGTGGTCATGGGTTCATCGTATCCAGAAGTACACATCACAGGCAAGACACTCACCATCGGAGGAAGCAATGGCACCGTGGTTTGGGTGGATCTCTGGCGCAACATCGTCTTCTGCGACGTTCTCGTCAAACGCCCCAAGCTTGGCTACCTGAAGCTGCCGAGCGCACCCGACATGGAGCCACCTTTCGAGGGAAGGTCTCTTCGCGACATTGCCGTCGTCGGCGACACCATCAAGTATGTTGACATGCTGCCTCACCCCGACGTAAGCCCCTCCCTTCATTGGATGGCCACGGCATGGAGCATCAAGAAGGCCCGTCGGTCCTGGCCCAAGGAATGGCACATGGAATGCAAGCTCGATTCCACCCGTATAATGGTTGATGCGGCTCGTACCGTCGCTACCTTCCCAACCTCCTTGTCGTCTCTTTGCGTTGGCCTGCCCACACTCAGCCTGCAGAATGATGCCATTGTTTACTTACTCGCCAAGATTGACTTCAGCCCAAGCCAACACACAGCTTGGGTGCTTGCTGTTGACATGGAGAACGAGACTGCTGAGCAAGTGGTGGAGTTCCCGGCTGAGAGGACTTATTGTGTAGCCCAGGGCTACGACGCAAGTAGGATCTCCGCGTATCTCCAACCCACGCCAG GTACACATCAAATACCTAAACGACCAGGGGTGCCGTTGCTGAAATCACCTAGCAAGAAGCACACGGGAGACGTTGACGCCATGATGGCATGA